The Acropora muricata isolate sample 2 chromosome 5, ASM3666990v1, whole genome shotgun sequence genome includes a window with the following:
- the LOC136918485 gene encoding NAD(P)H-hydrate epimerase-like, which produces MIFRKTSLCGGLPYLLKNFCTTRRTMKYLNQEEAQKIDQELFNEYSFSVDQLMELAGLSVAVALTKAYPKGTNSPSVLVCSGPGNNGGDGLVAARHLKLFGYCPEIYYPKRTDKQLFKNLVTQCEKMNITFLDEMPSSVHIDSTYEFVVDAIFGFSFKGNARPPFGDALSILEQVKIPICSVDIPSGWHVEQGNPDGIKPDFLISLTAPKLCAKHFRGRYHFLGGRFVPDMLAQKYSLSLPDYPGTEPCLLLKE; this is translated from the exons ATGATTTTTCGAAAAACCTCTCTCTGCGGTGGCTTACCTTACCTTCTTAAGAATTTTTGTACTACTAGACGAACAATGAAGTATTTAAACCAGGAAGAGGCTCAGAAAATAGACCAAGAACTGTTCAACGAGTATTCGTTTAGTGTTGACCAACTAATGGAATTGGCCGGACTGAGCGTTGCAGTAGCTTTGACTAAAGCGTATCCTAAAGGTACGAACAGCCCTTCTGTTCTGGTGTGTAGCGGTCCTGGTAACAATGGAGGTGATGGCTTAGTGGCAGCAAGACATCTGAAGCTGTTT GGTTACTGTCCAGAAATTTATTATCCCAAGAGAACGGACAAACAGTTGTTTAAAAATCTTGTGACACAGTGTGAAAAGATGAACATAACTTTCCTGGATGAGATGCCATCATCAGTGCATATTGACAGTACCTATGAATTCGTAGTGGATGCAATTTTTGGTTTCAGTTTTAAGGGCAATGCCAGGCCTCCATTTGGAGATGCTCTATCAATTTTGGAACAGGTTAAAATCCCCATTTGTTCAGTGGATATTCCTTCAG GTTGGCATGTGGAACAAGGAAACCCTGATGGAATTAAACCTGACTTTTTAATATCTCTGACTGCCCCAAAACTCTGTGCAAAGCATTTTAGGGGGCGCTATCATTTTCTAGGAGGCAGATTTGTTCCTGATATGCTTGCCCAAAAATACAGTCTATCATTACCAGATTACCCAGGAACAGAGCCGTGTTTGTTGTTGAAAGAGTGA